GCATTATATTTTCTGAAAATACTGCATTGACATAACCATGCATGCTCAATTTTGCTCATTTGCATTTGATAAAATTCTCTgcgatattttgatctatttatTGTGTTATATGTAGTACTTATGATttggttatgttacacactgagcttcatagctcacctGCTTACTTTATCTTCTCAGGTAATTCGCGAACTTAGGATTGGGCGGCGGTCAGGAGCTTGGATTGGTTTCCTCACGTaagattatattaattaattattaattaaactttTCTGGACTTTAAGACTTTGGGACTAAAGTTCGgacttttaattttggttttgagtTCATTGGAACTTCAGTTAGTTACTTTAATTGAAAATTCTGCATGAtttctattaattaaaaaaaccttAACGTTTGATCTTTCAAAGTTAAACAAGGTAAATGTTTTTCCGCTGCAAATCATTTTAACTGAGAGAATGAgttttatgaaaataataaataaagtcaaTAGTGCGACATTTTTGATAAATTGAGTATTGTATgttatcattttggaaaaatttacacACACCTTACAATAGTCAAGTTTTCTAATTAATAAAATGAGACGGTTTTTCTACTTAATAAAATGAGATGGTTTATGTTTTAGATTTAACTCCATACTTTTTGCATTGTTTAAGTATTTTGgactttaattttagtttttgatgGGCTTACTACTGGATTGTGGTTTTGTTAAATTGCAAAATAATTCTTTTCCACATTTTGAAATCGTGCTTTACAAGTTAACGACTCTAGAACTTCCATTGCAAAACTAaataacaaattatttttttgtcaagTAAATAAGATTTACGTGTATATCTCGAAAAATTGCAAGAGATTTGTCAAAATTAACATTTCTAGAAAACACATTTTTCTAGttcaaaatctgaaattttagaaaaagtttatttaatttCTCAAGATTTGATGGTAATGTCTAGACCGAATTTAGGGTTTTATAAATGCATCATATATAGATCCTTTAAGAAAAActatttagaaatatatatattcattataataaaattataatagtaAATCGAAAcaataaaacattcatttattccTTATTATTTGCCATGCAGTAGGCTGATGAGTACTAACATATATTTAGCATTTTTATGTTGGATAATTGAGTTGATTTGGAAGATATTTAAGCAAAATAAACTTTTTAGTAAGGTCTTTGACCAATGATATTGCCTGCAGGAGCATAGTTGCAAGTAATGAAAGTTCCACCAGTGTTGCACCTCACCTTAGCACACCCAAGACGAATCGAGTTGCGCCAAACCACTTGAGTATAATGCCCGCAAACCTTGCCTGCTGCACAACTGTTGGAGTTGTAATTGTAGTTTACCCTCTCACTAACCCACATTCTTACAGCACTAGTGCCCGAAAAGTCAGCGCTACTCCAGGCAAGATTCTCACCATAAGGTCCACCGGAGTGAATAAGGTTGCAGTCGTAATAGCGTTGATTAGCGTAGTTCTGTGCATAGGCAGCCACGGTGTTATCCCAAATCATAGGGCCAACACCGACGGCTGCTCGAGCTGCATTGTGAGCATTGAGGTAGTCTTGTGGTGAGTCCCCTCCCAAGGCTAGGTAGTCTTGTTGTGAGTCTTGGGCTTGGGAGGGAAGGACTAAGTAGTCTTATGGTGAGTTTTGGGCATGGGAAGGATGGACCAAGACTAAGGCTATGAGAGAAGTAAGAGCTACTAAAGTAAACTCCATTTGAAGTTTGATTCTATAAGAATATTGCAATGAAGAAAAGTTGAAGTATGAGATGAATTTTATGTGTTTTGAGAGAGGTATTTATAGACGTTGTTGTTTTGGCACTTGAATGTTCAAACTAGATCAAGTGCATAAATTAATGCCACAAAATTGATAGCAAGCTATCTAGCTCCATgttcatatataaaaaatagagaaaaatgttAACAAAATTGCAGCATTTTACCtgcttaaaaataataatggaaatatGGTTTATTTTAATTGGAAGATGCATGTATGTTAGGGTTCATGAAAGCTGCCTAATTCGAAAGTTTGATTGTCACTTgtataattattactatttattaatTAGTCGTCGTctattttatgttttttctttcaaaaagttAGCCGCCGTCTGTGATATATATTAACCAAATTGCAAATAGGATGGACCGTAGGCTTCTTATCCAAATCAAATATGCAAAATGTATGATAAAATGATAAGATAGTAaatcctttatttttattaagcAAAATTATTACTAGAAATCAGAacataaaaattagtaaaaaaataaaataaagacaatcGTTCCATATAAATATTGATAAATCTTCATAATGAACTTAAAATTTCTTAAGTCACCCTACAAGAGTACCGAAAATGGGATATTCTCCATTATTTGgcctaattattatttttgtttatgatAATAGTGAAATAATGTCATCCAGTTGATTGAGCAAATCACTTTTTTTTCTAAAGTAGCaaattactttttctttaatattctggtaatttatttatttttatatatataataaataaaaagttaagagtgAATTTAGATGGACAGTGTACGTTTGTCTGTGGTTTGTGTAAAAATAAAAGTGAcgataaaattaataatattataacaatACTATGatttaagacaaaaaaaaattaaatacactaCACCATCTATCTAAATCCAAACTGTTGATGATAATACCCCATTTATGTCGatgttatatataatattaactgTTTAAATAAAACGCCTTTTGGTCACCATTCCTATCCACGTTTCAGCAAAAAAAACATGAACAGATCTTACTCTTAGCTGCCTCATGTCTGCGCCGAATTATATTCGTTCACTGTCATTTTCCCTAATTAATATCCATTCCAGCCGCCCATTTTAAAGAGGAGTTCATATATAagaattagtatttaaattttgtttaaaattacatttcgatcatttgatttttaaaagttacataataGTCATTAATATTATCAAATTGTTACCTTTTTGTCACTGGATTGTTAACTGCTTCTCCTTTCAAATTTCAAGTCAAGATTTTATTTTTAgctataaataaaacatatatatatattaattttaatgatttggGAAGAGCCAATACAGATCTTcatgaaaaaagagaaaaaaaaaggcaaTGAAAGATGAAAATAGTCACTAATGTTATCAAAATTATTGCATTGAAATATAGTTATTTAAATGGCATAATGACAAATTTAGCCTTTTAATGtataccttttttttcttttttgtttttcgcTTCATTTGGCCCccaaccttttaaaaagagtccAATTTGACCACCAAcattgttgaaaaatatgaaactGGCAATTTGGTGCCAGAGCGAGTACCCTCTCCCCTACCCACCAAATCTATGTGGAGGCAATTTTCATATTTAGGTGTTTACAATTTATTGAATCTTATATTTGAGCATACTACTTAGGAATACAAATATTGGTAATTAATTTGGATCAAAATTTACTAAAGCAATCTCTTGGATTATGGACTTTGGATTGGATCGTAATTCTGTTGATGAGCTATTATAGAGTCCATActtatttcatatgttattatataGTATTACTATTTTATTGGGATTGTATTGGATCTCCTGTTGTAAGCAAGCCTCGAAATCAAAGTCTATATATTTGAGAGAATTGCCTAAGAAATAGTTGAAGAGAATTAGGCATTTAATCTGTTATTGTGAGAATAAACTTGTGAGAGCATTATTTTTATAGTGAAACTTGTTGTTGTGGTTTTACTTCTTATGATCACAGGAGGTGATCATAATGGTGAAAGTATTATGTCTTCAAAGTACAAGGGTGAGGAAAATGATTATGGtgtgtaatggcccaaatttcagtggtgtcagaatagtgatttgagatcactaaatctgacatgtgagtttagatattaataagtaaaagttaggtgtgattttagaaatatttttgaattattgaattttgcaaattaaagaaaatttttagttaaattgagataaaaacaaggtatcgaggcCTTGGAATtataaatcgagtcataaatatttttataaatatttatggagtgttaataagttagtattaatgTTTCGTTAGTCAATtgaatgaaaaggactaaattgaataagatgtaaAACTGTGaaaagtgattaaatggcttaaataataagtaagagGGACTTAAAGAGCAATTTGACCCAAATAAACTGGGTTGGATGGTTAGGTAAGGAAATGTCTGAGAAACAGTGTGAACTAATGGCAAAACTATAATTAAGTTGAAATGGAATAGttaaaaattggattaaattagaatatctagatttctcttcatttttcttcatcttctccagtcaaaaacaccattgaagggttttcttaagcttttttctcatattttactacatgtaagctcaatttttgattatttcttgtaaattttatgattttgaggcttttacaactaggtccttttatctaattcattagtttttgattttatgaatgatttataaagtttccatgaataagtgctggaattttatgatgatttaatatggaattgaagctttaacTTCATTTTGTGATGATTTTATGGAGATGATTAAATAGAaattgatatttaggactaaattgtggaagaatttagaattagggttttgtgttgaaattttgaatgtaaaAGGTTATGAAATAGTTTATCATGTCTAGATAAAGTGTTATTTGAGAggaattagttcaattgatgaataaattgagcagggactaaattgtaaaaaaattaaaaattttggggtaaaagtgtaatttaaaaaattaaaaggcatAAATTATGAAGTAGAGTAAAATTTAGATAAATGCTAATGAAtacatgattttataattatagatcaagaaaccgAAGCAAATCGTGGAAAGGAAAAATTGCCAGAATAGTCCTTGAATTTTCTACGACCTTTACAAAtttgccaggtaagttcatacggctAAATTCAAtgttttgttatgaaaatttcatgaattatatggCATATTATTGTATATGAATGTTATCAAATTCTGATGATTGGGAAATAATGTTTGagtaaaagtacaaattagttggaacgacggatttgagtactttcgttcagtggccaagactaattaaggaaaaagaccatggttggaccatggaaacttgtgatatgtgatttccgtataagaccatagttgggctatggcatcggtgtgatgtgattatgtgcttccgtataagactatatttgggatatggcatcagtgtgatat
This window of the Gossypium hirsutum isolate 1008001.06 chromosome A09, Gossypium_hirsutum_v2.1, whole genome shotgun sequence genome carries:
- the LOC107890298 gene encoding pathogenesis-related protein 1 — translated: MIWDNTVAAYAQNYANQRYYDCNLIHSGGPYGENLAWSSADFSGTSAVRMWVSERVNYNYNSNSCAAGKVCGHYTQVVWRNSIRLGCAKVRCNTGGTFITCNYAPAGNIIGQRPY